One uncultured Gellertiella sp. genomic window carries:
- the purC gene encoding phosphoribosylaminoimidazolesuccinocarboxamide synthase, with protein sequence MNRRRRIYEGKGKILYEGPEPGTLIQFFKDDATAFNKKKHEIIDGKGVLNNRICEYIFSHLNRIGIPTHFIRRLNMREQLIREVEMIPLEIVVRNVAAGSLAKRLGIDEGTVLPRSIIEFYYKSDALDDPMVSEEHITAFGWANPAELDDIMALAIRVNDFMTGLFLGVGIQLIDFKIECGRLFEGDMMRIVLADEISPDSCRLWDIETREKMDKDRFREDLGGLLEAYQEVARRLGIMNENEPVRGMGPVLVK encoded by the coding sequence ATGAACCGTCGCCGCCGTATCTACGAAGGCAAGGGCAAGATCCTTTACGAAGGTCCCGAGCCGGGCACTCTCATCCAGTTCTTCAAGGATGATGCAACGGCATTCAACAAGAAGAAGCACGAGATCATTGACGGCAAGGGCGTTCTGAACAACCGCATTTGCGAATATATTTTCTCGCACCTGAACCGAATCGGCATCCCCACCCATTTCATCCGCCGCCTGAACATGCGCGAGCAGCTGATCCGCGAGGTGGAGATGATTCCACTGGAGATCGTCGTGCGCAATGTCGCCGCCGGTTCGCTCGCCAAGCGGCTCGGCATCGACGAGGGCACGGTGCTGCCGCGCTCGATCATCGAATTCTACTACAAGTCCGACGCGCTCGACGACCCCATGGTGTCGGAAGAGCACATCACCGCCTTTGGCTGGGCCAATCCGGCGGAGCTGGATGACATCATGGCGCTTGCCATCCGCGTCAACGATTTCATGACCGGCCTGTTCCTCGGCGTCGGCATCCAGCTGATCGATTTCAAGATCGAATGCGGCCGTCTGTTCGAGGGCGACATGATGCGCATCGTGCTGGCCGATGAAATCTCGCCGGACAGCTGCCGTCTGTGGGATATCGAGACCCGCGAGAAGATGGACAAGGACCGCTTCCGCGAAGACCTCGGCGGCCTGCTCGAGGCCTATCAGGAGGTCGCCCGCCGCCTCGGCATCATGAATGAAAATGAACCCGTGCGCGGCATGGGTCCGGTTCTGGTCAAGTAA
- the purS gene encoding phosphoribosylformylglycinamidine synthase subunit PurS, which translates to MIKARVTVTLKNGVLDPQGKAIEGALSSLGFDGVGQVRQGKVFDIELAETDRSKAEATLKAMCEKLLANTVIENYAFTLS; encoded by the coding sequence GTGATCAAGGCACGTGTGACCGTCACGCTGAAGAATGGCGTTCTCGACCCGCAGGGCAAGGCAATCGAGGGCGCGCTGTCGAGCCTCGGCTTTGACGGCGTCGGCCAGGTTCGCCAGGGCAAGGTTTTCGACATCGAGCTTGCCGAGACCGACCGCAGCAAGGCCGAAGCGACGCTGAAGGCGATGTGCGAGAAGCTGCTTGCCAATACCGTTATCGAGAATTACGCTTTCACCCTCTCCTGA
- the purQ gene encoding phosphoribosylformylglycinamidine synthase subunit PurQ — protein sequence MKSAVVQLPGLNRDRDMIAALTKISGKAPVTIWQTETDIPDVDLIVIPGGFSYGDYLRCGAIAARMPVMQAIKARAEQGVKVLGVCNGFQILLEAGLLPGALMRNASLRFVCKEIRLEVVNADTDFTRAYARGQVIRSPVAHHDGNYFADAETLKTIEGNGQVVFRYAEGTNPNGSVNDIAGVMNARGNVMGMMPHPENLIETAHGGNDGRGIFASALDVIAA from the coding sequence ATGAAATCCGCCGTTGTCCAGCTTCCCGGTCTCAATCGCGACCGCGACATGATCGCCGCGCTGACCAAGATCTCCGGCAAGGCGCCGGTGACCATCTGGCAGACGGAAACCGACATTCCCGACGTCGACCTGATCGTCATTCCCGGCGGCTTTTCCTATGGCGATTACCTGCGCTGCGGCGCGATTGCTGCCCGCATGCCGGTGATGCAGGCGATCAAGGCCCGCGCCGAACAGGGCGTCAAGGTGCTCGGCGTCTGCAACGGCTTCCAGATCCTGCTCGAAGCGGGACTTTTGCCCGGCGCGCTGATGCGCAATGCCTCGCTGCGCTTCGTCTGCAAGGAAATCAGGCTGGAAGTGGTCAATGCCGACACGGATTTCACCCGCGCCTATGCCCGGGGCCAGGTCATCCGCAGCCCTGTCGCCCATCACGACGGCAACTATTTTGCCGATGCCGAGACGCTGAAAACCATCGAAGGCAATGGCCAGGTGGTGTTCCGCTATGCCGAGGGCACCAATCCGAACGGTTCGGTCAACGACATCGCCGGCGTGATGAATGCCCGCGGCAATGTCATGGGCATGATGCCGCATCCGGAAAACCTGATCGAGACCGCCCATGGCGGCAATGATGGCCGGGGGATCTTTGCCTCCGCGCTCGATGTCATCGCGGCGTAA
- a CDS encoding DUF1127 domain-containing protein: MRHISKNDANVTLHMVGPAGKAETISPGRLRKWLRVVAGRVRQWAERRKSRRALSRLTDTELRDIGITRNQAREEYRKSLYMD, encoded by the coding sequence ATGCGGCATATCAGCAAGAATGATGCAAATGTCACCCTGCATATGGTGGGTCCTGCCGGGAAGGCAGAGACAATTTCACCCGGTCGGCTGCGGAAATGGCTGCGTGTTGTCGCAGGCAGGGTGAGACAATGGGCGGAACGGCGCAAAAGCCGCCGGGCGCTCTCCCGCCTGACGGACACCGAATTGCGCGACATCGGCATCACCCGCAATCAGGCGCGCGAGGAATATCGCAAGTCACTGTATATGGATTGA
- a CDS encoding PLP-dependent aminotransferase family protein translates to MTNWLPDLSTGTGPLYVRLANQIEAAIDDGQLPPGTKLPPQRNIAFDLGLTVGTISRAYALVHERGLVSGEVGRGTYVLDRSQREPGRETDPVSIALAGTRIQNAEPDKLRFDSASAPDVGQAAVIAEITNAVIRSHPWEIASYTRNFPASWSEAGARWLGRAGFRPQTDCIVPTIGAHAAVVAILSVVTVPGDRVAFEPLTYSQISRAAGLTGRRCVMVESDEDGLIPEEFERVCAQQHPKLLFLMPNVQNPTLTMLPESRRREIAEIARRHGVWIIEDDLYGSLVADPPPPMSAFAPERTFLVSGLSKSVAAGVRGGWVSCPPLYAPRVRIAHKMMTGGLPFLLAEVTARLVLSGEAGRLMGLTITELTARERMARLAFAGIDFQSRPGVPFLWMKLPEPWLSGTFKKAAQEDNILIDDEDEFKSGRCGSAHPHVRISFSTPTSRDVVQRGFAKLACLLETGRTGYDRLAG, encoded by the coding sequence ATGACAAATTGGCTTCCCGACCTCTCGACCGGCACCGGCCCGCTCTATGTCCGACTCGCCAACCAGATCGAAGCGGCGATTGATGACGGGCAGTTGCCGCCGGGCACCAAGCTTCCGCCGCAACGCAATATCGCCTTCGATCTCGGCCTGACGGTGGGAACGATCAGCCGCGCCTATGCGCTGGTCCATGAACGGGGCCTTGTTTCCGGCGAGGTCGGACGCGGCACCTATGTGCTGGACCGCAGCCAGCGCGAGCCCGGCCGCGAGACCGATCCGGTCAGCATCGCGCTGGCGGGAACCCGCATTCAGAATGCCGAGCCGGACAAGTTGCGCTTCGACAGCGCATCCGCGCCCGATGTCGGCCAGGCCGCCGTGATTGCCGAGATCACCAATGCGGTGATCCGCAGCCACCCCTGGGAAATCGCCAGCTATACCCGCAATTTTCCGGCCTCCTGGTCGGAAGCGGGCGCGCGCTGGCTGGGTCGCGCCGGTTTCAGGCCGCAGACCGATTGCATCGTGCCGACCATCGGTGCCCATGCGGCTGTGGTGGCGATCCTGTCGGTGGTCACCGTGCCCGGCGACCGGGTGGCCTTCGAACCCCTCACCTATTCGCAGATCAGCCGGGCTGCAGGCCTGACGGGTCGCCGCTGCGTGATGGTGGAAAGCGATGAGGACGGGCTGATCCCGGAAGAATTCGAGCGGGTCTGCGCCCAGCAGCATCCGAAACTGCTGTTCCTGATGCCGAATGTGCAGAACCCGACGCTGACCATGCTGCCCGAGAGCCGCAGGCGCGAGATTGCCGAGATCGCCCGACGCCACGGGGTCTGGATCATCGAGGACGATCTCTATGGATCGCTGGTCGCCGATCCCCCGCCGCCGATGTCAGCCTTTGCGCCGGAGCGGACCTTTCTGGTCAGCGGCCTGTCGAAATCGGTGGCGGCAGGCGTGCGCGGCGGCTGGGTTTCCTGCCCGCCACTCTATGCGCCCCGGGTGCGGATTGCCCACAAGATGATGACCGGCGGCCTGCCCTTCCTGCTGGCCGAGGTCACCGCACGGCTGGTGCTGTCGGGCGAGGCCGGGCGGTTGATGGGGCTCACCATCACGGAACTCACCGCCCGCGAACGGATGGCACGCCTCGCCTTTGCCGGGATCGATTTCCAGTCCCGCCCCGGCGTGCCCTTCCTCTGGATGAAATTGCCGGAACCCTGGCTCTCCGGCACTTTCAAGAAGGCCGCGCAGGAAGACAATATCCTGATCGACGACGAGGACGAGTTCAAATCCGGTCGCTGCGGCAGTGCGCATCCGCATGTCCGGATCAGCTTTTCGACCCCCACCAGCCGGGATGTGGTGCAGCGCGGCTTTGCAAAACTCGCCTGCCTGCTGGAAACCGGCCGCACCGGCTATGACCGGCTGGCCGGATAG
- a CDS encoding acyloxyacyl hydrolase, with product MALFDPWDRKGATGCSQLFTPRLSVGADLSAFGEANQIYTGLSWTVELGDHLFVEDGIGGAIHDGKLQEDGTSGPKLGSRVLFHEYAALGVNVTARWRAIAMIEHSSNAGLPDGPNSGLSRAGIMIGYKF from the coding sequence ATGGCGTTGTTTGACCCCTGGGATCGCAAGGGTGCGACCGGCTGCAGCCAGCTGTTTACCCCGCGACTGAGCGTGGGGGCCGACCTTTCCGCCTTTGGCGAGGCAAATCAGATCTATACGGGCCTCAGTTGGACAGTGGAACTTGGCGATCACCTGTTCGTCGAGGATGGCATCGGCGGCGCGATCCACGATGGCAAACTTCAGGAAGACGGCACATCCGGGCCGAAGCTCGGCAGCCGCGTGCTGTTTCACGAATATGCCGCCCTCGGCGTCAATGTCACCGCCCGCTGGCGCGCCATCGCGATGATCGAGCACTCCTCCAATGCGGGTCTCCCCGACGGGCCGAACAGCGGTCTTTCGCGGGCCGGGATAATGATAGGGTATAAATTCTAA
- the purL gene encoding phosphoribosylformylglycinamidine synthase subunit PurL has translation MSVSNTRPITPDLIASHGLKPDEYQRILSLIGREPSFTELGIFSAMWNEHCSYKSSKKWLRTLPTSGPRVIQGPGENAGVVDIDDGDCVVFKMESHNHPSYIEPYQGAATGVGGILRDVFTMGARPVAAMNALRFGAPDHPKTRHLVSGVVAGVGGYGNSFGVPTVGGEVEFDARYNGNILVNAFAAGLAKSDAIFYSKAEGVGLPVVYLGAKTGRDGVGGATMASAEFDESIEEKRPTVQVGDPFTEKCLLEACLELMATGAVIAIQDMGAAGLTCSAVEMGAKGDLGIELDLDLVPVREERMTAYEMMLSESQERMLMVLKPEKEEEAKAIFVKWGLDFAIVGKTTDDLRFRCLHQGVEVANLPIKELGDEAPEYDRPWTPAKALPALVAGDVPQADVADALLKLVGSANNSSRRWVYEQYDTLIQGNSLQLPGGDAGVVRVEGHPTKALAFSSDVTPRYVEADPYEGGKQAVAECWRNITATGALPLASTDNLNFGNPERPEIMSQLVHAIKGIGEACRELEFPIVSGNVSLYNETNGQGILPTPTIGGVGLLRDWTRMARIRFAEQGQAILLAGAPGDWGTHLGQSVYLRDIHGRTDGSAPPVDLKHEKRVGDFVRGLILEGLATAVHDCSSGGLALAVAEMAMASGIGAHINALDGKDPVPVFFGEDQGRYVITVKESNLDRVFARAEAEGVACPWIGRTGGSWVTLGAARPVAIEQLRFAHESWFPDFMNGGADVPVAAE, from the coding sequence ATGAGCGTTTCCAACACCCGCCCGATCACCCCGGACCTGATTGCTTCCCACGGCCTGAAGCCGGACGAATACCAGCGCATCCTGTCTTTGATCGGCAGGGAGCCGAGTTTCACCGAACTCGGCATCTTTTCGGCGATGTGGAACGAGCATTGCTCCTACAAGTCCTCGAAGAAATGGCTGCGCACCCTGCCGACCTCCGGTCCGCGCGTCATCCAGGGTCCGGGCGAAAATGCCGGCGTGGTCGACATCGATGACGGCGATTGCGTCGTCTTCAAGATGGAGAGCCACAACCACCCCTCCTATATCGAACCCTACCAGGGGGCCGCGACCGGTGTCGGCGGCATCCTGCGCGATGTCTTCACCATGGGCGCACGCCCGGTTGCGGCGATGAACGCCCTGCGTTTTGGCGCGCCTGATCATCCGAAGACCCGGCATCTCGTCTCCGGTGTCGTCGCGGGTGTCGGCGGCTACGGCAATTCCTTCGGCGTGCCGACGGTTGGCGGCGAAGTCGAATTCGATGCCCGCTACAATGGCAACATCCTCGTCAATGCCTTTGCCGCCGGGCTCGCCAAGTCGGATGCGATCTTCTATTCGAAGGCGGAAGGCGTCGGCCTGCCGGTCGTCTATCTCGGGGCAAAGACCGGACGTGATGGCGTCGGTGGTGCCACCATGGCCTCGGCGGAATTCGACGAATCGATCGAGGAAAAACGCCCGACGGTGCAGGTCGGCGACCCCTTCACCGAAAAATGCCTGCTGGAAGCCTGCCTCGAACTGATGGCAACCGGCGCGGTCATCGCGATTCAGGACATGGGCGCGGCCGGTCTCACCTGTTCGGCGGTCGAAATGGGAGCCAAGGGCGATCTCGGCATCGAGCTTGATCTCGATCTGGTGCCGGTGCGCGAAGAGCGGATGACGGCCTATGAAATGATGCTGTCGGAAAGCCAGGAGCGGATGCTTATGGTGCTTAAGCCGGAAAAGGAAGAGGAAGCCAAGGCGATCTTCGTCAAATGGGGCCTCGACTTTGCCATTGTCGGCAAGACCACCGACGACCTGCGCTTCCGCTGCCTGCATCAGGGCGTCGAAGTGGCCAATCTGCCGATCAAGGAACTGGGCGACGAAGCGCCGGAATATGACCGCCCCTGGACGCCTGCCAAGGCCCTGCCCGCGCTCGTCGCAGGCGACGTGCCGCAGGCCGATGTCGCCGATGCCCTGCTGAAGCTGGTGGGTTCGGCCAACAATTCCTCGCGCCGCTGGGTCTACGAGCAATATGACACGCTGATCCAGGGCAATTCGCTGCAATTGCCGGGCGGTGATGCGGGCGTGGTGCGCGTCGAAGGCCATCCGACGAAGGCGCTGGCCTTCTCCTCCGACGTCACGCCGCGCTATGTCGAGGCCGATCCCTATGAAGGCGGCAAGCAGGCGGTTGCCGAATGCTGGCGCAACATCACCGCCACCGGTGCCCTGCCGCTCGCCTCCACCGACAACCTCAATTTCGGCAATCCGGAACGCCCCGAGATCATGAGCCAGCTGGTCCATGCGATCAAGGGGATCGGCGAGGCCTGCCGCGAACTGGAGTTCCCGATCGTCTCCGGCAATGTGTCGCTCTACAACGAGACCAATGGCCAGGGCATCCTGCCGACCCCCACCATCGGCGGCGTCGGCCTGCTCAGGGACTGGACCCGCATGGCCCGCATCCGCTTTGCCGAACAGGGCCAGGCCATCCTGCTGGCCGGTGCGCCGGGCGACTGGGGCACCCATCTCGGCCAGTCGGTCTATCTGCGCGATATCCATGGCCGCACCGACGGTTCCGCGCCCCCGGTGGACCTGAAGCATGAAAAACGGGTCGGCGATTTCGTCCGCGGCCTCATTCTCGAAGGACTGGCAACAGCTGTCCATGATTGCTCGTCGGGCGGCCTTGCCCTTGCGGTTGCCGAAATGGCGATGGCTTCGGGCATCGGCGCCCATATCAATGCGCTCGACGGCAAGGACCCCGTCCCGGTGTTCTTCGGCGAGGATCAGGGCCGCTACGTGATCACCGTCAAGGAAAGCAATCTCGACCGGGTTTTTGCCCGCGCGGAGGCTGAAGGCGTCGCCTGCCCGTGGATCGGGCGCACCGGCGGCTCCTGGGTGACACTGGGTGCGGCGCGTCCGGTGGCAATTGAACAATTGCGTTTTGCCCATGAATCATGGTTCCCTGACTTCATGAACGGCGGCGCGGATGTGCCCGTTGCTGCCGAATAA
- a CDS encoding BolA family transcriptional regulator, giving the protein MAMNPGDIEDMIKAGIPGAKVTIRDLAGDGDHYAAEVVAEAFRGKTRVQQHQMVYQALKGNMGGVLHALALQTSAPE; this is encoded by the coding sequence ATGGCCATGAACCCCGGCGATATTGAAGACATGATCAAGGCTGGCATTCCGGGGGCGAAAGTCACCATCCGGGATCTGGCCGGTGATGGCGATCACTATGCAGCCGAAGTGGTGGCGGAAGCGTTCCGCGGCAAGACCAGGGTGCAGCAGCACCAGATGGTCTATCAGGCCCTCAAGGGCAACATGGGCGGCGTGCTGCATGCGCTCGCCTTGCAGACCAGCGCACCGGAATAA
- the grxD gene encoding Grx4 family monothiol glutaredoxin — MSGINEFIDNEVKTNDVVLFMKGTPQFPQCGFSGQVVQILDYLGIGYKGINVLADQEVREGIKAYSNWPTIPQLYVKGEFLGGCDIVREMFQAGELQSHLQQQGIAVRGAA, encoded by the coding sequence ATGAGCGGTATCAACGAATTCATCGACAACGAAGTCAAGACGAACGACGTTGTGCTTTTCATGAAGGGAACGCCGCAGTTTCCCCAGTGCGGCTTTTCCGGCCAGGTCGTGCAGATCCTCGATTATCTCGGCATCGGCTACAAGGGCATCAATGTTCTCGCCGACCAGGAAGTGCGCGAAGGCATCAAGGCCTATTCCAACTGGCCGACCATTCCGCAGCTCTATGTCAAGGGCGAATTCCTCGGCGGCTGCGACATCGTGCGGGAAATGTTCCAGGCCGGTGAATTGCAGAGCCATCTGCAACAGCAGGGCATCGCCGTTCGCGGCGCAGCCTGA
- a CDS encoding multidrug effflux MFS transporter, with product MATLSKSAADRLKNVGRNEFIAMMAALMALNALAIDIMLPGLQQIGASLGVTNENHRQYVITAYLIGFGIAQLAYGPISDRFGRRIPLLTGLGIYIAAGISIIMVPSFGLMLGLRFVQGLGSAAMRVITVSIVRDIFGGRQMAEAMSLIMMVFMVAPVLAPGTGQVVMLFGNWHLIFVFISVVATIIGGWAFIRLPETLDPRDVRPLNPRTILDGFRIVLTNRIAFCYTLSSTFIYGALFGFINSAQQIYVGIYGLGLWFPVAFAAVAAFMSMSSFLNSKLVGRFGMRRLSHGALLGFVTVNAIWLVLQLLWSGPMPFPLFITFFGLSMFQFGWIGSNFNSMAMEPLGHVAGTASSVLGFMGTVGGALIGAAIGQAFNGTALPMVAGFFAVSIMGLLLVLIAEKGMLFRAQNKPA from the coding sequence ATGGCAACACTTTCCAAATCAGCGGCAGACCGCCTGAAAAATGTCGGGCGCAACGAATTCATTGCAATGATGGCGGCGCTGATGGCGCTGAATGCCCTTGCCATCGACATCATGCTCCCAGGCCTGCAGCAGATCGGGGCCAGTCTGGGCGTCACCAACGAGAATCATCGCCAGTATGTGATCACCGCCTATCTCATCGGCTTCGGCATTGCGCAGCTTGCCTATGGCCCGATTTCCGACCGGTTCGGACGCCGGATTCCGCTTCTGACCGGGCTCGGCATCTATATTGCCGCCGGGATCTCGATCATCATGGTGCCGTCCTTCGGCCTGATGCTGGGCTTGCGCTTCGTGCAGGGGCTCGGCTCCGCCGCCATGCGGGTGATCACCGTCTCCATCGTCCGCGACATTTTCGGCGGACGGCAGATGGCGGAGGCGATGTCGCTGATCATGATGGTCTTCATGGTCGCGCCGGTGCTTGCTCCCGGCACCGGACAGGTGGTGATGCTGTTTGGCAACTGGCACCTGATCTTCGTGTTCATTTCGGTGGTGGCGACGATCATCGGTGGCTGGGCCTTCATCCGCCTGCCGGAAACGCTCGACCCAAGGGATGTCCGCCCGCTCAATCCACGCACCATCCTTGATGGCTTCCGGATCGTGCTGACCAACCGGATCGCCTTCTGCTACACGCTGTCGAGCACCTTCATCTATGGCGCGCTGTTCGGCTTCATCAATTCCGCCCAGCAGATCTATGTCGGCATCTATGGGCTTGGCCTGTGGTTTCCGGTGGCCTTTGCGGCGGTTGCCGCCTTCATGTCGATGTCATCCTTCCTGAATTCGAAACTGGTCGGACGCTTCGGCATGCGCCGCCTGTCGCACGGCGCGCTGCTCGGTTTCGTCACAGTGAACGCCATCTGGCTGGTGCTGCAATTGCTGTGGTCGGGACCCATGCCCTTTCCGCTGTTCATCACCTTCTTCGGTCTGTCGATGTTCCAGTTCGGCTGGATCGGCTCGAACTTCAACTCCATGGCCATGGAACCGCTCGGCCATGTCGCGGGCACCGCATCCTCGGTGCTCGGCTTCATGGGAACGGTCGGCGGCGCGCTGATCGGTGCGGCCATCGGGCAGGCCTTCAACGGGACGGCCCTGCCGATGGTCGCGGGCTTCTTTGCCGTGTCGATCATGGGATTGCTGCTGGTGCTGATTGCCGAAAAGGGCATGCTGTTCAGGGCGCAGAACAAGCCGGCCTGA
- the ttcA gene encoding tRNA 2-thiocytidine(32) synthetase TtcA — MTLSIPETDDEQALPDSGPAARLFGDMPQTVSFNKLRKRLLRQVRQAMDDFSMLKGQKRWLIGLSGGKDSYGLLAILLDLQWRGLLPVELVACNLDQGQPNFPRHVLPDYLSALGVRHRIEYRDTYSIVKEKVPDGATYCSLCSRLRRGNLYRIAREEGCDALVLGHHREDILETFFMNLFHGGRLAAMPAKLLNDEGDLMVLRPLAYCAEDDMAKFAEAMKFPIIPCDLCGSQDGLQRNAMKAMIADIEARMPGRKDTMLRALANTNPSHLMDGKLFDFAGLVAERKSEPGDA; from the coding sequence ATGACCCTTTCTATCCCTGAGACGGATGACGAGCAGGCGCTGCCGGACAGCGGTCCTGCGGCCCGGCTGTTTGGCGACATGCCGCAAACGGTGTCCTTCAACAAGCTGCGCAAGCGCCTGCTCCGGCAGGTGCGGCAGGCGATGGACGATTTTTCCATGCTGAAGGGCCAGAAGCGCTGGCTGATCGGCCTGTCCGGCGGCAAGGATTCCTACGGACTGCTGGCGATCCTGCTGGATCTCCAGTGGCGAGGCCTGTTGCCGGTGGAGCTTGTCGCCTGCAATCTTGACCAGGGCCAGCCGAATTTCCCCAGACATGTCCTGCCGGATTATCTCTCTGCCCTCGGCGTCAGGCACCGGATCGAATATCGCGATACCTATTCGATCGTGAAGGAGAAGGTGCCTGACGGGGCGACCTATTGCTCGCTCTGCTCGCGCCTCAGACGCGGCAATCTCTACCGCATCGCGCGGGAGGAGGGCTGTGACGCGCTGGTGCTTGGCCATCACCGCGAGGATATTCTGGAAACCTTCTTCATGAACCTGTTCCACGGCGGCAGGCTTGCCGCCATGCCCGCCAAGCTGCTCAATGACGAGGGCGACCTGATGGTGCTGCGGCCGCTTGCCTATTGCGCCGAGGATGACATGGCGAAATTTGCCGAGGCGATGAAGTTTCCGATCATTCCCTGCGATCTCTGCGGTTCGCAGGACGGCCTGCAGCGCAATGCGATGAAGGCGATGATTGCCGATATCGAGGCCCGCATGCCGGGTCGCAAGGACACGATGCTGCGGGCTCTGGCAAATACCAATCCTTCACATCTGATGGATGGCAAATTGTTTGATTTTGCAGGCCTTGTGGCCGAGCGGAAAAGCGAACCGGGCGACGCCTGA
- a CDS encoding ChbG/HpnK family deacetylase — protein sequence MSGPRHLVADDYGLSPAVSRGIRSLIAAGRLSGTGCMTLFPEWGEEAGLLKATANVGAADIGQHLTLTDFPGLAGFSLDGSGRMPPLRHLIATLATTDRHDRAIRDELDAQLAAFETAWGRAPAYLDGHQHVHFLRPVRQWLKDKAGQFPARPWLRGAPAMTLATGVALKAKIGFVAMLARGFDGEMRAAGYPVRGPLAGFYDWRRPETFEVALEVWAQTAPPGSVVMCHPGEIDDLLESRDSLVAARAVELEILAARPPLFETARQT from the coding sequence GTGAGCGGACCGCGCCATCTGGTTGCCGATGATTATGGCCTGTCGCCGGCGGTCAGCCGCGGCATCCGCAGCCTGATTGCCGCCGGTCGTCTCTCCGGCACCGGCTGCATGACGCTGTTTCCCGAATGGGGCGAGGAAGCCGGGCTGCTGAAGGCCACCGCGAATGTCGGGGCCGCCGATATCGGCCAGCACCTGACGCTGACGGATTTTCCCGGCCTTGCCGGATTTTCGCTGGATGGCAGCGGACGCATGCCACCGCTGAGACACCTGATTGCCACCCTCGCCACCACAGACCGGCATGATCGGGCCATCAGGGATGAACTCGACGCCCAGTTGGCGGCTTTCGAGACGGCCTGGGGCAGGGCTCCTGCCTATCTCGACGGGCACCAGCATGTGCATTTCCTGCGGCCCGTGCGGCAGTGGCTGAAAGACAAAGCCGGGCAGTTCCCGGCAAGGCCGTGGCTGCGGGGGGCACCCGCCATGACACTTGCCACGGGCGTGGCGCTCAAGGCGAAAATCGGTTTCGTGGCGATGCTGGCGCGGGGCTTCGACGGCGAGATGCGGGCGGCCGGGTATCCGGTCCGGGGTCCGCTCGCGGGCTTTTACGACTGGCGGCGGCCGGAGACGTTCGAAGTGGCGCTCGAGGTCTGGGCGCAAACGGCGCCCCCGGGGAGCGTGGTAATGTGCCATCCCGGCGAGATCGACGACCTCCTGGAATCGCGTGACAGCCTTGTGGCGGCCCGGGCGGTTGAGCTAGAGATCCTTGCCGCACGCCCGCCGCTTTTTGAGACCGCGAGACAGACATGA
- a CDS encoding glycosyltransferase family 2 protein: MPVLSLVIPFLNESGSAARMGDFLRMLETEIKARFGLALETVLVDDGSRDDSIARYRQYLTGNWKIAELSRNFGKEIALFAGLEQTTGDYVMMVDADLQHPYAVCIQLIEELLGAPSLDVVYTVREDRKQESFRKDIGSRLFYWLINFQQRYNVPENAGDFRIMRRAVCDALLSVRDKRRFNKGLYAWTGFRQKGIPYTPDERQDSGSRWSKLALIGLSVEGITSFSVIPLRIFSILGAVTGICGMLYGLKILLEVLFYGVSVPGYPSLMVAVAVFGGFNLALLGLIGEYLWVGVSEAKDRPLYLLRAIHRPAAEQAP; encoded by the coding sequence ATGCCTGTGCTTTCCCTGGTCATCCCGTTCCTCAACGAAAGCGGCAGCGCCGCGCGGATGGGCGATTTCCTGCGGATGCTGGAGACCGAGATCAAGGCCCGCTTCGGTCTGGCGCTCGAAACCGTGCTGGTCGATGACGGCAGCCGGGACGACAGTATTGCGCGCTATCGCCAGTACCTGACGGGCAACTGGAAGATCGCCGAACTCAGCCGCAATTTCGGCAAGGAAATCGCGCTGTTTGCCGGGCTGGAGCAAACCACCGGCGATTACGTGATGATGGTCGATGCCGACCTGCAGCATCCCTATGCGGTCTGCATCCAGCTGATCGAGGAACTGCTCGGCGCACCGTCGCTCGACGTCGTCTATACGGTGCGCGAGGACCGTAAGCAGGAATCCTTCCGCAAGGATATCGGCTCGCGGCTGTTCTACTGGCTGATCAATTTTCAGCAGCGCTACAATGTGCCGGAAAATGCCGGGGATTTTCGCATCATGCGGCGGGCGGTCTGCGATGCGCTGCTGTCGGTGCGCGACAAGCGGCGGTTCAACAAGGGCCTCTATGCCTGGACCGGGTTTCGCCAGAAAGGCATTCCCTATACGCCGGACGAGCGGCAGGATTCCGGATCGCGCTGGTCGAAACTGGCGCTGATCGGCCTGTCGGTGGAAGGCATCACCTCGTTTTCGGTCATTCCTTTGCGGATCTTCTCGATCCTCGGGGCCGTCACCGGCATCTGCGGCATGCTCTACGGGCTGAAGATCCTGCTGGAAGTGCTGTTTTACGGCGTCTCCGTTCCGGGTTATCCGAGCCTGATGGTGGCGGTGGCGGTCTTCGGCGGGTTCAATCTCGCCCTTCTCGGTCTGATCGGCGAATATCTGTGGGTGGGGGTCAGCGAGGCGAAGGACCGTCCGCTCTATCTGCTGCGGGCCATTCACAGGCCAGCGGCGGAGCAGGCCCCGTGA